The following proteins come from a genomic window of Novosphingobium aromaticivorans DSM 12444:
- a CDS encoding TolC family protein, giving the protein MKLRYLIATAILLAGSPAWAAEVSLTDALSQGAQNSPRVAQARAQAQAAEARARQAGASPNPEISLEVENFAGTGPYRDTRSAETTLALSQRIELGGKRSARIEVAGAERDFALVALKRAEADLARDIRIAFAELRAAEDRAVLARDNVRQAEELARSAGLFVEVGRDPPLRKLRADALLADAKAEQARTFGELLAARRLLADLIGTSDPELSANVDGDDTRPALLPPETPSLDEQLAAAERDAARARIRVAKAVGVPDVTASGGVRRINDGRETAFVAGFSIPLPIRDRNRGNIEAASADSLAAEAALSQTRLDARRAQHDARMLLGAAEERVAALSGPALTQAEEALRLAQVGYAAGKFSLIELIDAQAALTATRKSLIDARLDRARALAALIRANAQ; this is encoded by the coding sequence ATGAAGCTTCGATATTTGATCGCCACCGCCATTCTACTGGCCGGTTCACCCGCCTGGGCGGCCGAGGTCTCACTGACTGACGCGCTTTCCCAGGGCGCTCAGAATTCGCCGCGCGTGGCGCAGGCCCGCGCCCAGGCGCAGGCAGCCGAAGCGAGGGCTCGGCAAGCCGGCGCATCGCCCAACCCGGAGATCTCGCTCGAGGTCGAGAACTTCGCCGGCACCGGGCCCTATCGCGACACGCGCAGCGCCGAGACGACGCTGGCGCTCAGCCAGCGGATCGAACTGGGGGGCAAGCGCAGTGCGCGCATTGAGGTCGCCGGAGCCGAACGGGATTTCGCGCTCGTTGCGCTGAAACGCGCGGAAGCCGATCTCGCGCGCGACATTCGGATCGCCTTCGCCGAATTACGTGCGGCGGAGGATCGGGCGGTTCTTGCCCGCGACAATGTCCGGCAGGCGGAGGAACTGGCGCGCTCTGCCGGATTGTTCGTGGAGGTCGGACGCGATCCGCCTTTGCGCAAGCTGCGTGCCGACGCCCTGCTCGCAGACGCCAAGGCAGAACAGGCACGCACCTTCGGCGAATTGCTTGCCGCCCGCCGCCTGCTCGCGGACCTCATCGGCACCAGCGACCCGGAGCTCTCCGCAAACGTCGATGGCGATGACACGCGACCTGCGCTGCTGCCGCCCGAAACGCCATCGCTCGACGAGCAATTGGCGGCGGCGGAACGCGATGCGGCGCGGGCGCGCATTCGGGTGGCCAAGGCAGTTGGCGTCCCTGACGTCACTGCGAGTGGCGGCGTGCGGCGGATCAACGACGGGCGCGAAACCGCATTCGTGGCGGGCTTCTCGATCCCCCTGCCGATCCGGGACCGTAACCGCGGCAACATCGAGGCAGCGAGTGCGGACAGTCTGGCTGCAGAGGCTGCACTGTCGCAGACGCGGCTCGATGCTAGGCGCGCCCAGCATGACGCCCGAATGCTGCTCGGCGCGGCGGAAGAGCGGGTGGCGGCCTTGTCCGGCCCCGCTTTGACACAGGCCGAGGAAGCCTTGCGTCTGGCCCAGGTTGGGTACGCCGCCGGCAAGTTCAGCCTCATCGAACTCATCGACGCGCAGGCGGCGCTCACCGCCACGCGCAAATCCCTGATCGACGCGCGGCTCGACCGCGCCCGCGCGCTGGCCGCGCTGATCCGCGCCAACGCGCAGTGA
- a CDS encoding heavy metal translocating P-type ATPase — protein MLVAAAGAAALGAWAEGALLLFLFSLGHALEHYAMGRAKRAIEALADLAPRTALVRRPDGSTAEVGVEELAVGDVVIVKPDERIAADGFVIKGASAINQAPVTGESIPVDKRAVTDPAQARANPDRLDAASRVFAGTINGSGAIEIEVTRLASETTLAKVVRMVNEAETQKSPTQRFTDRFERVFVPAVLGLATLLLFAWVVVDEPFRNSFYRAMAVLVAASPCALAIATPSAVLSGVARAARGGVLIKGGAPLELLGSLDAIAFDKTGTLTSGEPRIRQIIPVPGVAKEELMAIAVAVESLSDHPLAQAIARDGKAHIGTYTDPPATDLNSLTGRGVSATVEGQRILIGKAEMFGADGVEPLSQPMADAIEQLRQTGHTTMVVRRGDQDLGAIGLMDTPREAARTTIERLHAMGIRRMIMISGDNQRVADAIAKQVGLDEAWGDLMPEDKVDAIRKLRAEAQVAMLGDGVNDAPAMASATVGIAMGAAGSDVALETADVALMADDLAHLPFAVGLSRQTRSIIRQNVFVSLGVVALLVPATIFGLGIGPAVAMHEGSTLVVVFNALRLLAYRE, from the coding sequence ATGCTGGTGGCTGCCGCAGGCGCTGCCGCGCTCGGCGCCTGGGCCGAAGGCGCGCTTCTCCTCTTCCTGTTCAGCCTTGGCCATGCGCTCGAACATTACGCCATGGGCCGGGCCAAGCGGGCCATCGAAGCGCTAGCAGACCTCGCGCCGCGAACAGCATTGGTACGGAGACCTGACGGAAGTACCGCTGAAGTCGGGGTCGAAGAACTCGCGGTTGGGGACGTCGTGATCGTCAAGCCGGACGAGCGGATCGCCGCCGACGGCTTTGTCATCAAGGGTGCCAGCGCGATCAACCAGGCGCCGGTGACCGGCGAAAGCATCCCGGTCGACAAGCGCGCGGTTACCGATCCCGCTCAGGCCCGCGCCAACCCCGATCGGCTAGATGCCGCGTCCCGCGTCTTTGCCGGCACGATCAACGGCAGCGGGGCGATCGAGATCGAGGTGACCCGGCTCGCGAGCGAGACGACGCTCGCCAAGGTCGTCCGCATGGTCAACGAAGCCGAGACGCAGAAGTCGCCGACCCAACGCTTCACGGATCGCTTTGAACGGGTCTTTGTTCCGGCGGTTCTCGGCCTGGCGACGCTCCTTCTCTTTGCTTGGGTGGTGGTCGACGAACCTTTCCGCAACAGCTTCTATCGCGCCATGGCGGTGCTGGTGGCCGCCAGTCCCTGCGCCCTTGCGATTGCCACGCCGAGCGCCGTCCTTTCCGGTGTCGCGCGAGCGGCGCGCGGTGGCGTTCTGATCAAGGGCGGCGCCCCCCTCGAACTGCTGGGCTCACTGGATGCCATCGCCTTCGATAAGACCGGCACCCTGACGAGCGGCGAGCCGCGCATTCGCCAAATCATCCCTGTGCCGGGCGTGGCCAAAGAAGAATTGATGGCGATCGCCGTCGCGGTCGAAAGCCTGAGCGACCATCCGTTGGCACAGGCGATTGCCCGGGACGGGAAAGCGCATATCGGAACCTACACTGATCCACCCGCTACCGATCTCAACAGCCTGACGGGTCGTGGGGTCTCTGCGACAGTCGAAGGTCAGCGGATCCTCATTGGCAAGGCGGAAATGTTCGGTGCCGATGGTGTCGAGCCGCTGTCGCAGCCAATGGCAGACGCCATCGAACAACTTCGTCAAACGGGCCATACGACAATGGTCGTTCGGCGCGGCGACCAGGATCTTGGCGCCATCGGCTTGATGGATACGCCACGCGAAGCAGCACGGACAACGATCGAGCGTCTCCATGCCATGGGGATACGCCGCATGATCATGATCTCGGGTGACAACCAGCGCGTCGCCGATGCGATCGCGAAACAAGTCGGGCTTGACGAAGCCTGGGGTGACCTGATGCCGGAGGACAAGGTTGACGCGATCAGGAAGCTTCGCGCGGAAGCGCAGGTCGCCATGCTCGGTGATGGCGTCAACGATGCCCCGGCGATGGCCAGCGCCACCGTTGGTATTGCCATGGGAGCCGCCGGATCGGACGTCGCTCTCGAAACTGCCGATGTTGCCCTAATGGCGGACGACCTTGCCCATTTGCCATTTGCCGTGGGCCTTAGCCGACAGACCCGATCCATCATTCGACAGAATGTTTTCGTCAGCCTCGGAGTGGTTGCGCTCCTGGTGCCAGCAACGATTTTTGGCCTCGGCATTGGCCCTGCGGTTGCGATGCACGAAGGCTCTACCTTGGTTGTCGTGTTCAATGCCTTGCGGCTTCTCGCATACCGGGAATGA
- a CDS encoding DUF2933 domain-containing protein has translation MNLSSKRAWLLAAASVALIAAFLLYPEHRQHFFGLIPYAFLFTCPLLHFFHGGHHQGRHPKFGEQQP, from the coding sequence ATGAACCTTTCCAGCAAGCGCGCGTGGCTGCTGGCCGCGGCATCGGTCGCGCTGATCGCCGCTTTCCTGCTCTATCCGGAACACCGGCAGCACTTCTTCGGGCTGATCCCTTACGCATTCCTGTTCACCTGTCCGCTGCTGCACTTCTTCCATGGCGGCCACCACCAAGGACGCCACCCCAAGTTCGGCGAACAGCAGCCATGA
- a CDS encoding DUF3703 domain-containing protein, protein MTRDLAQAVVAEEMTAFDLARAAGETANAWRALERAHIVSQPFLALHLASDWAMLRYALQENDIKEAWGQCLRLALAPVGAIFGRLPVGNTGRSNVSAFLPMPIPRDLLARMNGKR, encoded by the coding sequence ATGACGCGCGATCTCGCACAGGCGGTCGTGGCGGAGGAAATGACGGCCTTCGACCTGGCTCGCGCCGCTGGCGAGACCGCGAACGCGTGGCGGGCGCTTGAGCGCGCCCACATTGTCTCGCAGCCATTTCTCGCACTGCATCTCGCCAGCGATTGGGCAATGCTGCGTTATGCGCTTCAGGAGAATGACATCAAGGAAGCGTGGGGGCAGTGCCTGCGGCTTGCGCTTGCGCCGGTTGGAGCGATTTTCGGTCGCTTGCCGGTTGGAAATACCGGTCGTTCGAATGTGAGTGCCTTCCTGCCTATGCCAATTCCGCGCGATCTCCTTGCCAGAATGAACGGTAAACGATGA
- a CDS encoding efflux RND transporter periplasmic adaptor subunit has translation MATLIVGTAGIMLGRTVLAPSPASTEAGPSGEAEEEGHVEGLVEMDAKRAASAGIVTETAQAGSLGAEILAQGVVAPTPDGEAILTARADGAVVRIAKGLGDAVAAGETIAWLESRDAAAIAAERSSAAARVALARSTFERERRLYEAKVTARQDFEAARAALAEAEAEMRRSQSAASASKVSGDGRTLAVTSLIAGRITKSDARLGAYVSAGTELFRVADPRRIQINASVLPADARRVSPGDRAVVELVGGETVGATVRSATPSLDPESKVATLVLVPDSGAQLTPGQGLRVRITPRNAVATSSIGLPDEAVQSVEGRDVVFVKTAKGFQATNVTVGQRSAGRVEIVAGLKPGSVVATRGAFLLKAELGKGEAEH, from the coding sequence GTGGCAACCCTTATCGTCGGCACTGCGGGTATCATGCTCGGCCGCACCGTGCTTGCCCCCTCTCCAGCCTCGACAGAGGCGGGGCCATCGGGCGAGGCGGAAGAAGAAGGCCACGTCGAAGGCCTGGTCGAGATGGACGCCAAGCGTGCTGCATCGGCAGGCATTGTTACCGAGACCGCGCAGGCTGGTTCCCTCGGTGCCGAAATCCTCGCACAGGGCGTCGTCGCCCCGACGCCGGATGGCGAAGCAATTCTCACTGCCCGCGCCGATGGCGCGGTCGTGCGGATCGCCAAGGGTCTCGGCGACGCGGTAGCTGCTGGCGAAACCATTGCCTGGCTGGAGAGCCGGGACGCAGCGGCGATTGCCGCTGAGCGGAGTTCCGCCGCAGCGCGTGTTGCGCTCGCCCGATCGACCTTCGAGCGCGAACGGCGACTCTATGAGGCTAAGGTTACCGCGCGGCAAGATTTCGAAGCCGCCCGCGCCGCGCTGGCTGAGGCGGAAGCCGAGATGCGACGCAGCCAGTCGGCGGCGAGCGCGTCGAAAGTGTCCGGCGATGGCCGGACCCTTGCCGTCACCAGTCTGATTGCGGGGCGGATCACCAAGTCGGATGCGCGGCTCGGCGCCTACGTTTCCGCCGGCACGGAGCTTTTCCGAGTCGCCGATCCTCGCCGAATCCAGATCAACGCCTCGGTGCTACCCGCCGATGCCCGCCGCGTCTCGCCTGGCGACCGCGCAGTCGTCGAGCTAGTCGGCGGGGAAACCGTCGGTGCCACAGTTCGCTCGGCAACGCCCAGCCTCGATCCGGAAAGCAAGGTCGCGACCCTCGTCCTCGTGCCGGACAGCGGCGCTCAACTCACTCCGGGCCAGGGGCTGCGTGTGCGGATCACCCCGCGTAATGCTGTTGCCACTTCAAGCATCGGCCTGCCGGACGAAGCGGTTCAGTCGGTCGAAGGGCGCGATGTCGTCTTTGTGAAGACCGCCAAGGGCTTCCAGGCCACGAACGTGACCGTGGGACAACGCAGCGCGGGCCGTGTCGAGATCGTTGCCGGTCTGAAGCCGGGCAGCGTGGTCGCGACGCGCGGCGCATTTCTTCTGAAGGCCGAACTCGGCAAGGGCGAGGCGGAGCATTGA
- a CDS encoding heavy metal translocating P-type ATPase — translation MTESHHDLAKCTHFGSKAPGTVIDPVCGMSVDPATTPHVATHDGAHHYFCSAGCLAKFKTDPARYMSDAPRPTEYVAEGAIWTCPMHPEVQQSGPGSCPICGMALEPMAPTLSDGPSPEYADMKRRFVIGLILALPVVALEMGGHLTGLRHYLDGNIASLIQMVLATPVVLWAGWPFFERGWASVKSGHLNMFTLIAMGTGVAWMYSMAATLAPSMFPPAFRAMDGSVAVYFEAAAVITVLVLLGQLLELRARETTSGAIRALLDLSPKLARRVRPDSSDEEITLDQVLVGDTLRVRPGEKVPVDGVVLEGRGTVDESMVTGESMPVTKEASSKLIGGTINQTGGLVMRAEKIGRDTMLARIVQMVAEAQRSRAPIQRLADTVSGWFVPAVIAVAAVAFAAWSLVGPSPAMGYGLIAAVAVLIIACPCALGLATPMSIMVGVGRGAQAGILIKNAEALERMEKVDTLVVDKTGTLTEGKPAVVAIETAEGFDSQEVLRLAASLERSSEHPLALAIVRDAEAKGLAISEPGDVDQPVGKGITGIVDGYRLVAGNARFLEEQGISTAQLAQRADALRAEGATAIFLGIDGQVAGSIGIADPVKATTPAALKALAEVGIHVIMLTGDNRVTAEAIARRLGIADVEADVLPDQKSAIVKRLRDEGRIVAMAGDGVNDAPALAAADVGIAMGSGTDVAIESAGITLLKGDLTGITRARHLSHATMTNIRQNLFFAFAYNVAGIPVAAGALYPLFGIMLSPIIAAAAMALSSVSVIGNSLRLRRIAL, via the coding sequence ATGACCGAGTCGCATCACGACCTTGCGAAATGCACCCATTTCGGATCGAAGGCTCCAGGAACGGTGATTGACCCCGTCTGCGGAATGAGCGTTGACCCGGCAACCACGCCGCATGTCGCGACCCATGACGGCGCCCATCACTACTTCTGCAGCGCTGGCTGTCTGGCCAAGTTCAAGACCGATCCAGCGCGCTATATGAGCGATGCACCGCGGCCAACAGAATATGTGGCAGAAGGCGCGATCTGGACCTGCCCGATGCATCCCGAGGTTCAGCAGTCCGGGCCGGGAAGCTGCCCGATCTGCGGCATGGCCCTGGAACCGATGGCCCCGACGCTCAGCGATGGACCGTCACCGGAATATGCCGACATGAAGCGGCGCTTCGTGATCGGCCTGATCCTCGCCTTGCCGGTGGTAGCGCTCGAAATGGGCGGGCATCTGACCGGACTGCGCCATTATTTGGATGGAAACATCGCCAGCCTGATCCAGATGGTTCTGGCGACGCCGGTGGTCCTGTGGGCAGGCTGGCCATTTTTCGAACGCGGCTGGGCCTCGGTGAAAAGCGGCCACCTCAACATGTTCACCCTGATTGCGATGGGAACGGGCGTTGCCTGGATGTACAGCATGGCGGCGACGCTCGCGCCCAGTATGTTCCCGCCCGCGTTTCGCGCAATGGACGGCTCAGTCGCGGTCTATTTCGAGGCGGCGGCGGTCATTACCGTGCTGGTCTTGCTTGGCCAACTGCTTGAACTGCGTGCCCGGGAAACAACCAGCGGTGCGATCCGCGCATTGCTCGACCTTTCGCCCAAGCTCGCCCGCCGGGTTCGTCCCGATAGTAGTGACGAGGAGATCACACTCGACCAGGTTCTGGTCGGCGACACGCTACGCGTTCGTCCTGGCGAGAAAGTTCCGGTTGATGGCGTGGTCCTGGAGGGCCGCGGAACGGTCGATGAATCGATGGTAACCGGCGAATCCATGCCGGTGACCAAGGAGGCATCGTCGAAGCTGATCGGTGGCACGATAAACCAGACCGGCGGCCTCGTGATGCGCGCCGAGAAGATCGGGCGCGATACCATGCTGGCGCGCATCGTCCAGATGGTCGCAGAAGCCCAGCGCAGCCGGGCGCCGATTCAACGGCTTGCCGACACCGTGTCGGGCTGGTTCGTGCCGGCAGTGATTGCGGTCGCAGCAGTCGCATTCGCCGCCTGGTCGCTGGTCGGTCCGTCCCCGGCGATGGGTTACGGTCTGATTGCGGCAGTAGCTGTGCTGATCATCGCCTGTCCCTGCGCGCTCGGCTTGGCCACTCCGATGTCGATCATGGTGGGGGTTGGACGCGGTGCGCAGGCCGGTATCCTCATCAAGAATGCAGAGGCGCTCGAACGCATGGAGAAGGTCGATACGCTTGTCGTCGACAAGACCGGCACGCTCACCGAGGGCAAGCCCGCGGTGGTTGCGATCGAGACGGCTGAAGGGTTCGACAGCCAAGAAGTTCTGCGCCTTGCCGCGAGCCTTGAACGCAGCAGCGAACATCCGCTGGCCCTGGCTATTGTGAGGGATGCAGAAGCCAAGGGGCTCGCAATAAGCGAACCGGGCGACGTCGATCAGCCAGTCGGCAAGGGTATCACCGGCATCGTCGATGGATATCGACTTGTTGCTGGAAATGCCCGCTTTCTTGAGGAACAGGGGATCTCCACCGCCCAACTGGCGCAACGTGCTGATGCCCTGCGTGCCGAAGGTGCGACCGCGATCTTCCTCGGCATTGATGGCCAGGTGGCGGGTTCTATCGGCATTGCCGATCCGGTAAAAGCGACAACGCCTGCCGCGCTCAAGGCTCTGGCCGAGGTGGGGATCCATGTCATCATGCTGACGGGCGACAATCGCGTCACCGCTGAGGCCATCGCACGACGCCTCGGTATCGCCGACGTCGAGGCAGATGTCCTTCCCGACCAGAAGAGCGCTATCGTCAAGCGCCTGAGAGACGAGGGACGGATCGTAGCGATGGCGGGCGACGGTGTGAACGATGCCCCAGCCCTCGCTGCCGCCGATGTCGGCATCGCCATGGGTTCGGGAACGGACGTGGCGATTGAAAGCGCAGGCATCACACTGCTCAAGGGCGATTTGACGGGGATAACGCGTGCCCGGCACCTCAGTCATGCAACCATGACCAACATCCGGCAGAACCTGTTCTTCGCCTTTGCCTACAACGTCGCTGGTATCCCGGTGGCTGCAGGCGCGCTCTACCCGCTGTTCGGCATCATGCTTTCACCGATCATCGCAGCGGCGGCGATGGCGCTTTCCTCGGTCAGCGTCATCGGCAATTCGCTGCGTCTCAGGAGGATTGCGCTATGA
- the cueR gene encoding Cu(I)-responsive transcriptional regulator yields MNIGQASKTTGVSERMIRHYERVGLMPPPDRRDNGYRDYSPQSIERLRFIANARGLGFSLEEITTLLGLWDNRERTSSEVKAVALAHADDLGRKAAALEAMRRALLELAEGCSGDSRPDCPILDGIAVS; encoded by the coding sequence ATGAACATCGGACAGGCATCGAAGACCACTGGCGTGTCGGAGCGGATGATCCGGCACTATGAGCGCGTAGGTCTGATGCCGCCCCCTGACCGACGCGACAATGGCTACAGGGACTATTCACCGCAATCGATCGAGCGCCTGCGCTTCATTGCTAACGCCCGCGGCCTTGGCTTCTCGCTTGAGGAAATCACCACTCTCCTCGGCCTATGGGACAACCGCGAGCGGACGAGCAGTGAAGTGAAGGCCGTTGCCCTGGCACATGCCGATGACCTTGGCCGCAAAGCGGCAGCACTTGAAGCCATGCGTCGCGCCTTGCTGGAACTGGCCGAAGGGTGCAGCGGCGACAGCAGACCCGATTGTCCGATCCTCGATGGGATCGCAGTGAGTTGA
- a CDS encoding efflux RND transporter permease subunit — protein sequence MIEKLLDAAIRFRWGVIVVTLIVAAFGAFQLLKLPIDAVPDITNKQVQINTVSPALGPLDMERLVTFPVETAMAGIPGLESTRSISRNGFSQVTVVFDEGIDLYFARQQVAERLNQAKDSLPTGVEPQMGPITTGLGEVLMYTVDFARPGSKDAPKVVGKPGFQPDGSYLTVEGEHLTDDVARLAYLRTVQDWIIRPQLKTVQGVAGIDSIGGYEKQLVVEPDVAKLASYGISFSELAEALEKANISVGANFVERGGEAFLVRADGRIRTIDEIGRAAVATRGGVPVAVRDLATVRVGGDLRTGAASMNGREVVIGTALMIAGGNSRIVADAVSARLEEVAKSLPPGIVVKPVLNRSTLVNATISTVEKNLVEGALLVIAVLFWLLGNIRAAIIATLVIPLSFLMMAMGMNATGTSGNLMSLGALDFGLIVDGSIIIIENCLRRLAERQHEEGRLLSLNERLHEVFEASREMVRPTIFGQMIIFLVFAPLLTFTGVEGKMFSPMAITVMLALGGAFIASLTFVPAMVALLIRGKVAEKEVKAIAWAKERYIPLLDKAVARPWPWIGASVGTFALAALIFLMLGREFIPQLNEGNLAMQGLRIPSTSLRQSKALQMDIEKAVSSMPEVAFVFSKTGTAEVATDPMPPNASDSFIILKPKSEWPGGVDSKEDVIERLEQRLKPMVGSAFEVSQPIQLRFNELIAGVRGDIAIKLYGDDLTRMGGVAQQVASVLRTVPGAADVKVEQTEGFPTLDVQFDRDAIARYGLSLQDVTDTVAAALGGREAGIVFEGDRRFDIVVRLPNAIRDDLDAVAALPVMLPNDGDRASIPLGAVARFTFSEGLNQVSRDNGKRRVVVQANVRGNDLGSFIAEAQSKVAAQVQMPPGTFIEWGGQFENLQAASRRLTIVIPVVFAAIFGILFLALKGARPAIAVYSAIPLGLAGGVFGLLLAGLPFSVSAAVGFIVLAGVGVLNGLVVMSAVNQRIEAGLPVDRAVTEGALERFRAVLMTGIVPAIGFVPMALATGQGAEVQKPLAIVVIGGLITSTILTLFVLPAISHLLLKGRHKHHMAGDYSDVDKFGGELPAK from the coding sequence ATGATCGAAAAACTTCTCGATGCGGCCATCCGCTTTCGCTGGGGAGTGATTGTCGTCACTCTCATCGTCGCGGCCTTCGGCGCCTTTCAGCTGCTCAAGCTGCCAATCGACGCCGTGCCCGACATCACCAACAAACAGGTCCAGATCAATACCGTCTCCCCGGCGCTGGGGCCGCTCGACATGGAGCGGCTCGTCACCTTCCCGGTCGAGACCGCCATGGCCGGTATTCCCGGCCTCGAAAGCACGCGCTCGATTTCGCGCAACGGCTTCAGCCAGGTGACCGTCGTCTTCGATGAGGGCATCGATCTCTACTTTGCGCGCCAGCAGGTCGCCGAGCGCCTGAACCAGGCGAAGGACAGCTTGCCCACGGGTGTCGAGCCGCAGATGGGGCCGATCACCACCGGTCTTGGCGAAGTGCTGATGTACACGGTCGATTTCGCCCGACCGGGATCGAAAGATGCTCCGAAAGTCGTTGGAAAGCCAGGCTTTCAGCCCGATGGCAGCTATCTCACGGTCGAGGGCGAACACCTGACCGACGATGTGGCCAGACTTGCCTATCTTCGCACGGTGCAGGACTGGATCATCCGGCCCCAGCTCAAGACCGTACAGGGCGTGGCCGGCATCGACAGCATCGGCGGCTATGAGAAGCAACTCGTCGTCGAGCCCGATGTCGCCAAGCTGGCGAGCTACGGGATCTCGTTCTCCGAACTCGCCGAGGCGCTCGAAAAGGCGAACATTTCCGTCGGGGCAAACTTTGTCGAGCGGGGAGGCGAAGCCTTTCTGGTTCGCGCCGATGGCCGGATACGCACGATCGACGAAATCGGGCGCGCGGCCGTGGCAACGCGCGGCGGGGTGCCGGTTGCGGTGCGCGATCTCGCGACCGTCAGGGTCGGAGGAGACCTGCGCACGGGCGCTGCCTCGATGAACGGCCGCGAGGTCGTCATCGGTACGGCGCTGATGATCGCGGGCGGCAACAGCCGCATCGTCGCCGATGCGGTTTCGGCAAGGCTCGAGGAAGTCGCCAAATCGCTGCCGCCCGGCATCGTCGTGAAGCCCGTTCTCAACCGTTCGACGCTGGTCAACGCCACCATTTCCACAGTCGAGAAGAACCTGGTTGAAGGCGCTCTCCTCGTCATCGCCGTGCTGTTCTGGCTGCTCGGCAATATCCGCGCCGCGATCATCGCCACTCTGGTCATCCCCTTGTCCTTCCTGATGATGGCGATGGGGATGAATGCGACCGGCACGTCCGGCAACCTGATGAGCCTGGGGGCGCTCGATTTCGGTCTCATCGTCGATGGTTCGATCATCATCATCGAGAACTGTTTGAGACGCCTCGCCGAACGTCAGCACGAGGAAGGCCGGCTGCTCTCGCTCAACGAGCGTTTGCATGAGGTCTTCGAAGCCTCTCGCGAGATGGTCCGGCCCACGATCTTCGGGCAGATGATCATCTTCCTGGTGTTCGCTCCGCTGCTCACCTTCACCGGAGTCGAGGGCAAGATGTTCTCGCCGATGGCGATCACGGTGATGCTGGCACTGGGCGGCGCCTTCATAGCCTCACTCACCTTCGTGCCGGCCATGGTGGCGCTGCTCATCCGGGGCAAGGTCGCCGAGAAGGAAGTCAAGGCGATTGCCTGGGCCAAAGAGCGGTACATTCCGCTCCTCGACAAGGCCGTCGCCCGGCCATGGCCCTGGATCGGCGCGAGCGTCGGCACCTTTGCGCTCGCGGCGCTGATTTTCCTCATGCTGGGCCGCGAGTTCATCCCGCAGCTCAACGAAGGCAATCTCGCCATGCAGGGGCTTCGCATCCCCTCGACCTCGCTGCGGCAGTCGAAAGCCCTGCAGATGGACATCGAGAAGGCAGTGTCCTCGATGCCCGAAGTCGCGTTCGTGTTCTCCAAGACGGGCACTGCCGAGGTCGCCACCGACCCGATGCCGCCCAATGCCTCGGACTCGTTCATCATCCTCAAGCCGAAGAGCGAATGGCCCGGAGGCGTCGATAGCAAGGAGGACGTGATCGAGCGGCTCGAACAGCGGCTCAAGCCGATGGTCGGCAGCGCCTTCGAGGTCAGCCAGCCAATCCAGCTACGCTTCAACGAGCTGATCGCCGGCGTGCGCGGCGACATCGCGATCAAACTCTACGGCGACGACCTGACCCGCATGGGCGGGGTCGCGCAGCAGGTCGCAAGCGTGCTGCGAACCGTGCCGGGCGCCGCAGACGTCAAGGTCGAGCAGACCGAGGGCTTCCCAACCCTCGATGTCCAGTTCGACCGCGATGCGATTGCCCGCTACGGCCTGTCGTTGCAGGATGTCACCGACACGGTTGCGGCGGCGCTTGGCGGTCGCGAAGCGGGCATCGTGTTCGAGGGCGACCGCCGGTTCGATATTGTCGTCCGGCTTCCCAATGCGATCCGCGACGACCTCGATGCCGTGGCGGCGCTGCCGGTAATGCTGCCCAACGATGGCGACCGCGCATCCATCCCCTTGGGAGCAGTGGCGCGCTTCACCTTCTCCGAAGGCTTGAACCAGGTCAGCCGTGACAACGGCAAACGCCGCGTGGTGGTGCAGGCCAACGTCCGGGGCAACGATCTCGGCAGCTTCATCGCCGAAGCGCAGTCGAAGGTCGCCGCTCAGGTCCAGATGCCGCCTGGCACCTTCATCGAGTGGGGCGGTCAGTTCGAGAACCTGCAGGCGGCCTCCCGGAGGCTGACGATCGTGATCCCGGTCGTCTTCGCGGCGATCTTCGGCATCCTGTTCCTGGCCTTGAAGGGGGCAAGGCCGGCCATCGCGGTCTATTCGGCAATCCCGCTCGGGCTTGCCGGCGGGGTCTTCGGCCTGCTTCTGGCGGGCTTGCCGTTCTCGGTGTCGGCCGCAGTCGGGTTCATCGTTCTGGCCGGTGTCGGCGTGCTCAACGGGCTCGTCGTCATGTCGGCGGTCAACCAGCGGATCGAGGCCGGACTGCCGGTCGATCGCGCGGTGACAGAAGGCGCGCTCGAGCGTTTTCGCGCGGTTCTGATGACCGGGATCGTCCCGGCAATCGGCTTCGTGCCGATGGCGTTGGCAACAGGACAAGGTGCGGAAGTTCAGAAGCCGCTGGCGATCGTCGTCATCGGCGGGCTCATCACCTCCACCATCCTGACGCTCTTCGTACTGCCCGCGATCAGCCACCTGCTGCTCAAGGGCCGGCACAAGCACCACATGGCTGGCGACTACAGCGACGTCGACAAGTTCGGCGGCGAGTTACCCGCAAAGTGA